The proteins below come from a single Zea mays cultivar B73 chromosome 8, Zm-B73-REFERENCE-NAM-5.0, whole genome shotgun sequence genomic window:
- the LOC103634714 gene encoding uncharacterized protein, which produces MACAAAHMFVYNATLCACDPGYYLFTNSTGGGNASSASTSCVSLPRSGDGFGDWQVGSVGASRNQSFYFLTPVLSLDVVRRLTQSQAVILWVALLTLLSWLAFCAAARFAGQDPERHKKLFGARFWVSRLDCIFDNNHYANDQKVLRKRKTELGGTFSVATLILFLGLVIVLLYQAINRRNAQVHRVKPANAPDLLDFVNDLEFHITTVSSMSCAQVVAPSTIAMGTPGFMDFRVLPLSTLLTYSCQNTSEGPSITLKCNGCRIPPRDHYVSWQFVDLPRQPAAAVGFQFNLTAREHGDYKDMSFVSGTLSSDNYDDAKLKTFRGPDSNVLKIQLFPQIYNHLHGLKLLQPLVQDFTQGSILSDLSSLNASLHNPRDGVINTTLFISYLSDYIVEISNENVLGPVSILASIGGLYAFSVAFFLCLMAQCEGRIKKLRDEDTRMLKILSKQRAQRNWNKVRKFVMYTWGPSNLDPTDRSGKWPEGSVMDSIHGSFHKIRKPTRRGTSNGSKPKEPADMAVEIERVGETQQPSSSR; this is translated from the exons ATGGCGTGCGCGGCGGCGCACATGTTCGTGTACAACGCCACTCTCTGCGCCTGCGACCCTGGGTACTACCTCTTCACCAATTCCACCGGCGGCGGCAACGCAAGCAGCGCCAGTACCAGCTGCGTGTCATTGCCCCGCAGCGGCGACGGGTTCGGCGACTGGCAGGTCGGATCCGTAGGCGCGTCCCGGAACCAGAGCTTCTACTTCCTGACCCCGGTCCTCTCTCTCGACGTCGTCCGCCGCCTCACCCAGTCCCAGGCCGTCATCCTCTGGGTCGCGCTCCTCACGCTGCTCTCCTGGCTCGCCTTCTGCGCCGCCGCCAGGTTCGCCGGCCAGGACCCCGAGCGCCACAAGAAGCTCTTCGGCGCCCGGTTCTGGGTCAGCCGCCTCGACTGCATCTTCGACAACAACCACTATGCG AATGATCAGAAAGTACTGAGGAAAAGAAAAACAGAGCTGGGCGGCACGTTCTCAGTGGCTACCTTGATACTATTCCTTGGATTAGTCATAGT TCTGCTGTATCAAGCCATCAACAGGCGTAACGCCCAAGTACATCGAGTGAAACCAGCTAATGCTCCGGATTTGCTAGATTTCGTGAATGACCTTGAGTTTCACATAACCACTGTCTCAAGCATGTCTTGCGCCCAAGTAGTGGCACCTTCTACAATAGCAATGGGAACTCCTGGGTTTATGGACTTCAGGGTACTGCCACTGTCAACACTCTTGACCTACAGTTGCCAGAACACGAGTGAGGGCCCATCAATTACACTAAAGTGCAATGGCTGCCGAATCCCTCCAAGAGACCACTATGTATCCTGGCAGTTTGTTGACCTGCCAAGGCAACCGGCTGCCGCTGTTGGCTTCCAATTTAACTTGACTGCGAGGGAACATGGAGATTATAAAGATATGAGCTTTGTGAGTGGTACTTTAAGCTCTGACAACTATGATGATGCCAAGCTGAAAACATTCAGAGGGCCGGATTCCAATGTGCTCAAAATTCAATTGTTTCCTCAGATATACAACCACCTTCATGGCTTGAAGCTCTTGCAGCCACTTGTTCAGGACTTCACTCAAGGTTCTATCTTATCAGATCTGAGCAGCTTGAATGCTTCCTTGCACAACCCTAGAGATGGAGTTATAAATACTACACTCTTCATAAGTTATCTTTCTGACTATATTGTGGAGATCAGCAATGAGAATGTGCTTGGCCCAG TCAGTATTCTTGCGAGTATTGGTGGCCTGTATGCCTTCAGTGTTGCATTTTTTCTCTGTCTCATGGCTCAA TGTGAAGGCAGAATAAAGAAGCTTCGTGACGaggataccagaatgctgaaaaTCCTGAGCAAACAACGCGCTCAACGAAATTGGAACAAG GTTCGGAAGTTTGTCATGTACACATGGGGTCCAAGCAACTTGGATCCAACCGATAGAAGTGGAAAGTGGCCTGAAGGCTCGGTGATGGATTCCATCCATGGATCCTTCCACAAGATAAGAAAACCAACTAGAAGAGGAACCTCTAACGGGAGCAAACCTAAGGAGCCCGCTGACATG GCAGTTGAAATTGAAAGAGTTGGGGAGACACAGCAGCCAAGCAGTTCTAGGTAG